The genomic region ACCGACATCGGCAGTTCCATGTCGATCGTGATGGCGCGCTGCGCGCGGGTACGCTGGATCGCGCTCAGGTGCATCAGCGTGTGGTAGTGCTCGTCGATCAGCGTCTGCCGCACCGACTCGGTGAACACCCAGTCGTCGCCGGCCAGGATCTCGCTGGCCAGATAGTTCAGCGCAGGATTCACGACCAGGTCCTCGGCAGCCACCGTGCGGCGGTTGTAGCCGATCCAGCCCCAGGTCAGGATCGCCTGCCGCAGCGGATCGTCGAGCCGCTGGATGGCGTCGTGCGTGAAGAACGGCACCAGCGCGGCCGGATAGTCGGCGCGCGTCGGGTCGAACTCGCCCTCGACACGGAATTTCGCCATGTCGCAGACGGTCGCGCGGCGCGGCCAGGCATGGTTCAGTTGCGTGAGCAACTTCGTGTTGGTGATGGTCATCGAGATTCCTCAGTGTGCGGTTTGCAGCCAGTAGCGCGTCAGGTGGCGCTCGGGGTCGGTGAACGTGCTGCGCGCGTGGATCAGCCGGTGGTTGTCCCAGATCAGCAGGTGGCCGTCCGGGATCAGCACCGGCACGGCGTCCGCTTCGAAATACGCCTGCGCCAGCTTCGCGAGACGCGCGAGCGGCGTGTCGGCGCCCTCGCCGCTCGGCGCGCGTTCGAGCGCGTCCTCCGACGGATTGACGTCGCCGTACAGGAACTGGTTGTAGCTGAAGCGAAACACCGGCCGCTCGCCGTCGCGGCTCATGATCGGCACCGTCAGCGTCTGGCGCGAGCGGGTGCCCGGCACCAGCGTGGCCGCGAACGTGACGGGCACCTCGCTCACGAAGCGCTGCAGCTCCGGAGGCAGCGAGCGGCAGAACGCGAGGCCGTCCGCGAGCCGCGTATGCCCCTGCCCGCAGCGCGCCTGGCGATGGCAGTGCAGCGCCAGATAGCGCGGCGGCGGCGCGCCGACCGGCACCTCGGTATGCGGACCGATGCCGTTGCGGCTCTGCGAATACGGCACCTTCTCGAAGCCGGGCTTGACCCTCACCTCCCAGGTGTCCTGGCCGTTGTATTGCGGCACGATCGTGCCGAAGCGCGCGAGCGTCTCGCGCACGCCGGCGCCGAACGCCTGCGGCGGCAGCACGGTCCAGCCCTGGCGGTCCAGCTCCGCGCGCGCGGTGTCGAGCAGCAGGGCGGCGTCGTTGAGGTCGATGTCGAGCGTGTCAGGCATGGATCGCGACTCCTGCGGGTTGACGGACCAGCGCCGAATAGGCGGCCATCAGGTCGAACGTGATGGCCGACGGCGTGAATGCGTGCGCGTCGATGCGGCCGACCGGGCAGACCTCGGCCGCCGTGCCGGTCAGGAAGCACTCGCTGAAGCTGCCGAGTTCTTCCGGCAGGACGGTGCGCTCGATCACCCTCAGGCCGCGCTCGCGCGCGAGCCCGATCACGGTCTGCCGCGTGATGCCGTCGAGGAAACAGTCGGGCACCGGCGTGTGCAGCACGCCGTCGCGCACGAAGAACACGTTCGCGCTGGTCGCCTCGGCGACGTGGCCGCGCCAGTCGAGCATCAGCGCGTCGTGGAAGCCGTGTTCCTCGGCGTGGTGCTTGCAGAGCGTGGCGATCATGTAATGACTCGACGCCTTCGCCGCGAACGGGCTCGCCGAGGGCGGCGGGCGCCGCCAGACGGCGGTCTCGAGCGTGATGCCACGCTGTTTCGCCGCGGGATCGAAGTAGCTCGGCCAGCTCCAGCAGGCGATCGCGACGTGGATGCGGCTCGCGCGCGCCGAAGTCGAGATCTGCTCCGAGCCGCGCCATGCCACCGGGCGCACGTAGCCCTCGACGATGCCGTTGCGCTCGATCAGCTCGGCGGTGGCCGCCTCGATCTGCTCGGGCGTGTATGGCAGCGCGAAGTCGAGCGTGCGCGCGGAGCGGTAGAGCCGCTCGGTATGCTCGCGCAGGCGGAACACTTGCCCCGCGTAGACGCGCTCGCCTTCATAGACACAGCTCGCGTAGTGCAGGCCATGCGTGAGCACGTGAATCTTGGCGTGCTTCCACTCGACGAATTCGCCGTCGAACCAGATCTGGCCGTCGCGCTGATCGAACGGCAGGGTGTGGGGGGATGTCATGCGGTCTCCTTGTGCGGCATGTCGTCGGTCGAGAAGAGATGGCCGAGGCCGAGACGCTCGGCTTCGGCCTGCAGGCCGCGCCACTCGTCGTCGTCGAGCGGGATGCCCTGCGCGGTGCGGCGCGCGATCGCGGCCTTCTGCGGGTCGCCCGCGACCTGCACGCGCTCGCCTTCGGCGGCGGGCGTCTCGCGGATCGCCTGCATCAGCGAGGACACGCCGGCCGTGAAGGCGTCGAGCGAACCGAACCGGGCCGGGTCGATCGCGATCAGGCAGTGGCCGATCTCGCGGCCGCGGTCGTAGGGCTCGGCGTCGAGATGCGTCAGCGCGTGATCGAGCGGCATCGCGGTGAGCAGGCAGCTGAGGATCTGCACCATCATCGCGAGCCCCTGCCCCTTGTAGCCGCCGAGCGTCGCGAGCGAGACCACTTGCGCCGGATCGGTCACCGGCTGGCCGTCGGCGCCGAGCGCCCAGCCCGACGGCAGCGCCATGCCGTTGCGGCGGAAGTGCTTGACCTGCGAGTAAGAGATCTGGCTGGTGGCCATGTCGAGCAGGTACAGGTCGCCGTCGCGGGCCGGCGCGGCGAAGCAGATCGGATTGGTGCCGAACATCGCGCGGGTCGCGTTGAACGGCGCCATGCGTGCCGCGGCGCTGGTCGTCACGATGCCGATCAGCCCTTGCGCGGCGATCCATTCGCCGTACACCGACGCGGCTCCGAAATGATTCGAATTCGCCACCGCCACCACGCCCACCCCGCACTCGCGCGCCAGTTCGCTCGCGAGGCGCGCCGCGTGGCTACCGGCCACCACGCCCGGCGCCGCGTCGGCGTCGACGAGCGCAGTGCCCTGAAAGCGCCGCACGGTGCGCAGCGCCGGCTCGGGATTGCTGCGCCCTTCGTCGAGCTCACGCAGATAGAGCGGCAGCAGCCGCACGCCATGCGTGTCGATGCCCATCAGCGAGGTGCGGACCAGGCCGTGCGCGAACCAGGCAGCGTGGGTCGCGCTCAGGCCGCGCCGCAGCGCGGCCGTCTCGCAGAGTTGGCGGAGTCGTTCCGCCTGGATCAGATGTTTCATGTCGTCAGCTCGCAAGCGTGAGGGAGGATTCGGCCGCGCCGGCGGGCGCGAGGTAGATCGGCTCGCGCACGCGCGGCTCGGCGGCGCCGGTCTGAAAGAAGAACGCGGCCTCGCCGAACGCCGGGCGCAACTGGTCGAACCAGACGGCCTGCGGATCGAACTTCGCGAAGAACGGCCGGCGTACCCAGTCGGGATCGCGCGCCTGCAGGAACTGCAGCGCGAACACCTTCTCGCCCCCCAGCGTGACGACGCCGTCCACCAGCACCTTGCCGTACAGCGTACTCATCGACGGTCCGCGCACCGTGCGCGACAACCCGGACACGCGCTGATAGGCATTCCTGAAGATGTGGTACGCGTCGACGAGCGGCAGCTCGAAATAGCGCTGCGGCCCGGTATCGCGTTCCACGAACATGTAGTACGGAATCGCTCCGAGCCGCACGCCGGTGGTCCACAGCTCCTGCCAGGTCTCGGCCGAATCGTTGATGTGGCGCACGATCGGCGACTGCATCCGGACCGTCGCACCGGTACCGATGATCCGCTTCACGGCACGCCGGGCGATCTCCGGACGCAGTTCCGCCGGGTGGTTGTAATGCGCCATGACCGACAGGTTCTTGCCATGCGCGACGACGCGCTCGAACAGCCGCAGCACGGCGTCGGCATCCTTGTCGGTCACGAACCGCTGCGGCCAGTAGGCCACCGACTTGGTGCCGATGCGGATGTTCTGCAGATGCGGAATGGCCAGCAGCGGCTCGATGTAGCCGGCCAGCGATTCGGCGTTCATCACC from Burkholderia glumae LMG 2196 = ATCC 33617 harbors:
- a CDS encoding TauD/TfdA family dioxygenase, encoding MPDTLDIDLNDAALLLDTARAELDRQGWTVLPPQAFGAGVRETLARFGTIVPQYNGQDTWEVRVKPGFEKVPYSQSRNGIGPHTEVPVGAPPPRYLALHCHRQARCGQGHTRLADGLAFCRSLPPELQRFVSEVPVTFAATLVPGTRSRQTLTVPIMSRDGERPVFRFSYNQFLYGDVNPSEDALERAPSGEGADTPLARLAKLAQAYFEADAVPVLIPDGHLLIWDNHRLIHARSTFTDPERHLTRYWLQTAH
- a CDS encoding KamA family radical SAM protein: MDAEKFKAYNAKSIANSPYWSRIPNEIKEALGTISRVLPFRINEYVLRELIDWERVPDDPVFRLTFPHPGMLPADDYRRLRELLAQGADPAAGARYIDALRHRMNPHPAGQMTHNVPMLDGRPLPGLQHKYAETVLFFPAAGQTCHAYCSFCFRWPQFIGAEDMKFNARESDELSRYLRLHPEVTDVLITGGDPMVMNAESLAGYIEPLLAIPHLQNIRIGTKSVAYWPQRFVTDKDADAVLRLFERVVAHGKNLSVMAHYNHPAELRPEIARRAVKRIIGTGATVRMQSPIVRHINDSAETWQELWTTGVRLGAIPYYMFVERDTGPQRYFELPLVDAYHIFRNAYQRVSGLSRTVRGPSMSTLYGKVLVDGVVTLGGEKVFALQFLQARDPDWVRRPFFAKFDPQAVWFDQLRPAFGEAAFFFQTGAAEPRVREPIYLAPAGAAESSLTLAS
- a CDS encoding branched-chain amino acid aminotransferase; the encoded protein is MTSPHTLPFDQRDGQIWFDGEFVEWKHAKIHVLTHGLHYASCVYEGERVYAGQVFRLREHTERLYRSARTLDFALPYTPEQIEAATAELIERNGIVEGYVRPVAWRGSEQISTSARASRIHVAIACWSWPSYFDPAAKQRGITLETAVWRRPPPSASPFAAKASSHYMIATLCKHHAEEHGFHDALMLDWRGHVAEATSANVFFVRDGVLHTPVPDCFLDGITRQTVIGLARERGLRVIERTVLPEELGSFSECFLTGTAAEVCPVGRIDAHAFTPSAITFDLMAAYSALVRQPAGVAIHA
- a CDS encoding Ldh family oxidoreductase; the encoded protein is MKHLIQAERLRQLCETAALRRGLSATHAAWFAHGLVRTSLMGIDTHGVRLLPLYLRELDEGRSNPEPALRTVRRFQGTALVDADAAPGVVAGSHAARLASELARECGVGVVAVANSNHFGAASVYGEWIAAQGLIGIVTTSAAARMAPFNATRAMFGTNPICFAAPARDGDLYLLDMATSQISYSQVKHFRRNGMALPSGWALGADGQPVTDPAQVVSLATLGGYKGQGLAMMVQILSCLLTAMPLDHALTHLDAEPYDRGREIGHCLIAIDPARFGSLDAFTAGVSSLMQAIRETPAAEGERVQVAGDPQKAAIARRTAQGIPLDDDEWRGLQAEAERLGLGHLFSTDDMPHKETA